A genomic segment from Flavobacterium sp. 9R encodes:
- a CDS encoding DEAD/DEAH box helicase: protein MNTTHNFNPILSNLGISALNEMQEVSHDAIINENNVLLLSPTGSGKTLAFLLPLFVLLQPEILSVQCLILVPSRELGLQIEQVWKKMGTGYKVNVCYGGHSIDTEIKNLSNPPAILIGTPGRIADHIDRGTFRLDKIQTLVLDEFDKSLQLGFHEQMSFVIGKLSKLNKRVLVSATSGIEIPKYTRVVNPLVLDFIPEHKEENNLSLQMIVSKDKDKLMTLFQLICSLKSEAAIIFCNHRDAAERISDTLNEKGIYATYYHGGMDQEERERALIQFRNGSMSYLITTDLAARGLDIPEMKHVIHYHLPLKEEEFTHRNGRTARMLASGTAYLIVNESEKKLDYIDYSMPVLELSSTTTLPKPPQFQTIYISGGKKNKLNKIDIVGFFSQKGKLEKGDLGLIEVKDFISFAAVKYNKVKDLLRLVKDEKMKGKKFKIEVARKVIKKEED from the coding sequence ATGAATACAACTCACAATTTCAATCCGATTCTTTCCAATTTGGGGATTTCAGCCTTAAATGAGATGCAAGAAGTCTCGCATGATGCGATTATTAATGAAAATAATGTTTTATTGTTATCCCCAACAGGTTCGGGAAAAACATTGGCGTTCTTATTGCCTCTTTTCGTGCTTTTGCAGCCTGAGATTCTCTCTGTTCAATGTTTAATTTTAGTTCCTTCACGTGAATTAGGTTTGCAAATTGAGCAAGTTTGGAAAAAAATGGGTACAGGTTATAAGGTAAACGTTTGTTATGGAGGTCATTCAATTGATACTGAAATAAAAAACTTAAGTAATCCGCCTGCTATTTTGATAGGAACGCCGGGAAGAATTGCAGACCATATAGATAGAGGCACTTTTCGTTTAGATAAAATCCAAACCTTAGTTTTAGATGAATTTGATAAGTCTTTGCAACTTGGGTTTCACGAGCAAATGTCTTTTGTGATTGGAAAATTGTCTAAACTCAATAAGCGTGTGTTGGTTTCGGCTACTTCTGGTATTGAGATTCCTAAATACACTCGTGTTGTTAATCCATTGGTTTTAGATTTTATACCTGAACATAAAGAGGAAAATAATCTATCTCTTCAAATGATTGTTTCAAAGGATAAAGATAAATTGATGACCTTATTCCAGTTGATATGCTCTTTGAAATCCGAAGCAGCAATTATTTTTTGTAACCATCGAGATGCTGCAGAGCGCATTAGTGATACGCTGAATGAAAAAGGGATTTATGCTACTTACTATCATGGTGGTATGGACCAAGAAGAGCGAGAACGTGCTTTGATTCAGTTTAGAAATGGGAGTATGAGCTATTTAATTACTACCGATTTAGCTGCTCGTGGATTGGATATTCCAGAAATGAAGCATGTTATTCATTATCATTTGCCTTTAAAGGAAGAAGAGTTTACACACAGAAATGGCCGAACAGCTCGTATGTTGGCCTCTGGTACGGCTTATTTAATTGTAAACGAAAGTGAAAAAAAGCTGGATTACATTGATTATTCTATGCCGGTCTTGGAGCTAAGTTCTACGACAACGTTACCAAAACCACCACAGTTTCAAACAATTTACATTAGCGGAGGTAAAAAAAACAAACTCAATAAGATTGATATTGTTGGTTTCTTTTCTCAAAAGGGGAAGCTAGAAAAAGGTGATTTAGGATTGATTGAAGTCAAAGATTTTATCTCTTTTGCAGCTGTAAAATACAATAAAGTCAAAGATTTACTTCGTTTAGTGAAAGATGAAAAGATGAAAGGTAAAAAGTTTAAGATTGAAGTGGCTAGAAAAGTAATCAAAAAAGAAGAAGATTAG
- a CDS encoding alkylphosphonate utilization protein, translating to MSIERELNKRSGGKCELSGVTEDLKVYQILPTRKGGLDESVLINATLIDQIENPEKMDINLWRCLNDSMWSEHLPVQVLSWRMLSRLRNQELLDQMYLDEDDLAWAQATGEGEEDENKIIHRDSNGVILEHGDSVVLIKDLKVKGSSMVAKQGTAVRNIRLDHENAEYIEGKVDGQQIVIITQYVKKI from the coding sequence ATGAGTATAGAAAGAGAATTAAACAAACGCAGTGGAGGAAAATGTGAACTTTCAGGTGTTACCGAAGATTTAAAAGTATATCAAATTCTTCCCACTCGAAAAGGTGGACTAGATGAAAGTGTTTTAATCAACGCTACGCTTATTGACCAAATAGAAAATCCTGAAAAAATGGATATTAATCTTTGGAGATGCTTGAATGACAGCATGTGGAGCGAGCACCTTCCGGTTCAAGTTCTTTCTTGGCGAATGTTGAGCAGATTGCGCAATCAAGAATTACTAGACCAAATGTACCTAGACGAAGATGATTTGGCATGGGCTCAAGCAACTGGCGAAGGTGAAGAAGATGAAAATAAAATTATTCACAGAGATAGTAATGGCGTAATTCTAGAACACGGTGATTCTGTAGTCTTAATCAAAGATTTGAAAGTAAAAGGTTCTAGTATGGTGGCCAAACAAGGAACTGCTGTAAGAAATATTCGTTTGGATCATGAAAATGCTGAATACATCGAAGGAAAAGTTGATGGTCAACAAATTGTAATCATAACACAATACGTGAAGAAAATATAA
- the coaD gene encoding pantetheine-phosphate adenylyltransferase — protein MKKAIFPGSFDPITLGHEDIIKRGISLFDEIVIAIGVNAEKKYMFSLDERKRFIEETFKNEPKVTVITYEGLTIDLCHKLEANFILRGLRNPADFEFEKAIAHTNRRLSKIETVFLLTAARTSYISSSIVRDVIRNHGEYEMLVPDAVRVKLHK, from the coding sequence ATGAAAAAAGCCATATTCCCAGGATCATTTGACCCGATAACCCTAGGTCACGAAGACATCATCAAAAGAGGCATCTCCCTTTTTGATGAAATCGTAATCGCAATTGGTGTCAATGCCGAAAAAAAATACATGTTTTCATTAGACGAAAGAAAACGCTTTATTGAAGAAACTTTCAAAAATGAACCTAAAGTAACGGTGATTACCTATGAAGGATTGACCATCGATTTGTGTCACAAACTTGAAGCCAATTTTATCTTGAGAGGACTCCGCAATCCTGCCGACTTCGAATTCGAAAAAGCCATTGCTCACACCAATCGCCGACTGTCTAAAATAGAAACCGTCTTTTTATTAACAGCAGCTCGAACTTCTTATATCAGCTCGAGTATTGTGCGTGATGTAATTCGAAACCACGGAGAATACGAAATGTTAGTCCCAGACGCAGTAAGAGTAAAATTACACAAATAG
- a CDS encoding D-alanine--D-alanine ligase has protein sequence MKNIAIIMGGYSSEYKISLISGNVVYQTLDKTKYNGYRIHIFKEKWVYVDANDAEFPIDRNDFSVTVNGTKITFDCVFNAIHGTPGEDGLLQAYFELLGIPQTACDYYQAALTFNKRDLLSVLKPYGIKTATSYYLNKGDLINTAEIVKKVGLPCFVKPNKAGSSFGISKVKTEAELPIAIEVAYKEDNEIIIESFLDGTEVSVGVINYQGKITVLPITEIVSDNDFFDYEAKYEGKSQEITPARISDEMTQKVGDIAKRVYEVLKMKGFSRSEFIIVDGEPHMLEMNTIPGLTTESLIPQQARAAGISLEDLFTNAIELALN, from the coding sequence ATGAAAAATATTGCTATCATCATGGGAGGCTATTCTAGCGAATACAAAATCTCTCTAATCAGCGGAAATGTAGTTTACCAAACTCTAGACAAGACTAAATATAACGGATACAGAATACACATTTTTAAAGAAAAATGGGTGTATGTAGATGCAAATGATGCCGAATTCCCAATCGATCGCAATGATTTTTCTGTAACTGTAAATGGAACTAAAATTACCTTCGATTGTGTGTTCAACGCCATTCACGGTACGCCTGGAGAAGACGGTTTACTACAAGCTTATTTTGAACTTTTAGGTATCCCACAAACGGCCTGTGATTATTATCAAGCCGCACTAACCTTCAATAAAAGAGATTTATTATCGGTTTTAAAACCTTATGGAATTAAAACAGCAACTTCTTATTACCTAAACAAAGGTGACCTTATCAACACAGCCGAAATCGTAAAAAAAGTAGGACTGCCTTGCTTCGTAAAACCGAATAAAGCGGGTTCTAGTTTTGGAATTTCTAAAGTAAAAACAGAAGCCGAACTACCTATCGCTATCGAAGTTGCTTATAAAGAAGATAATGAAATCATTATTGAAAGTTTCTTAGATGGAACTGAAGTATCTGTTGGTGTCATCAATTACCAAGGAAAAATCACTGTCTTACCTATTACTGAAATTGTTTCTGATAATGATTTCTTTGATTATGAGGCCAAATATGAGGGAAAATCACAAGAAATTACTCCAGCTCGTATTTCTGATGAAATGACTCAAAAAGTAGGTGACATTGCAAAACGCGTCTATGAAGTTTTGAAAATGAAAGGCTTTTCACGAAGCGAATTCATAATTGTCGATGGCGAACCACACATGCTAGAAATGAACACTATTCCTGGTCTAACTACCGAAAGTTTGATTCCACAACAAGCGAGAGCTGCCGGAATTTCTCTTGAAGATTTGTTTACTAATGCTATTGAGTTAGCACTAAATTAA
- a CDS encoding PASTA domain-containing protein, whose protein sequence is MSLRKYLTSRVFFGQLFTAIAIIAVLAYLFMHWLTFTTDHGHEIAVPNLAKLTEEQVEEKLDDLDLDYVLLDSVDYRDDYPKFSVVEQDPLPGTKVKVGRKVYIKINSSGFSSIRIPNLIEKTYREAVPTLKALGLEAGTVTYIPNLAKDMVLEMRFKGRNLKAGDRVLKASKIDLVLGDGKATYEDEAAKDSLQAPAVESETPVNEQ, encoded by the coding sequence ATGAGTTTACGTAAGTATCTTACTAGTCGCGTTTTTTTCGGGCAATTATTTACAGCCATTGCTATTATTGCTGTTTTGGCCTATTTATTTATGCATTGGTTAACGTTTACAACGGATCATGGACATGAAATCGCTGTCCCTAATTTAGCTAAATTAACGGAAGAGCAAGTAGAGGAGAAGTTAGATGATTTAGACCTAGATTATGTCCTTTTGGATAGTGTAGACTATAGAGACGATTACCCAAAATTTAGTGTAGTGGAGCAAGATCCTTTGCCAGGTACCAAAGTTAAGGTAGGTCGAAAAGTATACATCAAAATTAATTCTTCTGGTTTTTCTTCCATCCGAATTCCAAATTTGATAGAAAAGACGTATCGCGAGGCTGTGCCTACTCTGAAAGCACTAGGATTAGAAGCTGGAACGGTTACTTATATACCAAATTTAGCCAAAGATATGGTTCTTGAAATGCGTTTTAAAGGTAGAAATCTAAAAGCTGGAGATCGAGTTTTAAAAGCCTCTAAAATTGATTTGGTTTTAGGAGATGGAAAAGCTACTTATGAAGATGAAGCGGCCAAAGACAGTTTACAAGCTCCTGCAGTAGAATCAGAAACACCTGTGAATGAACAATAA
- a CDS encoding RluA family pseudouridine synthase, producing MNNNIETLDLEDELFEHYRFEVPKGQAILRIDKYLMNLIQNATRNKIQNAATDGNIFVNDIPVKSNYKVKPFDVITVMLSHPPFENHILPEDLPLNIVYEDAALLLVNKDPGMVVHPGHGNYTGTLVNALAHHFDNLPMNSSERPGLVHRIDKDTSGLLVVAKTEAAMTHLAKQFEAKTTEREYIALVWGNVVAESGTIEGNLARHLKDRMQMAVFDDPEIGKPAITHYKVLERFGYVTLISCQLETGRTHQIRAHMKHIGHPLFNDERYGGHLILKGTTFTKYKQFIENCFKALPRQALHAKTLGFVHPTTGEMMRFDTEIPADFQDCIDRWRNYCKTHETSEE from the coding sequence ATGAACAATAATATCGAGACCTTAGATTTAGAAGACGAATTATTTGAACACTATCGTTTTGAGGTTCCCAAAGGGCAAGCCATTTTGAGAATCGATAAGTATTTGATGAATTTAATTCAGAATGCTACCCGAAATAAAATTCAGAATGCTGCCACGGATGGGAATATTTTTGTAAATGATATTCCTGTAAAATCCAATTACAAAGTCAAGCCTTTTGATGTAATAACGGTGATGTTGTCGCATCCGCCATTTGAGAATCATATTCTTCCAGAAGATCTTCCTTTGAATATTGTTTATGAAGATGCTGCTTTGTTATTGGTGAATAAAGATCCAGGAATGGTGGTACATCCTGGTCACGGCAATTATACTGGTACTTTAGTGAATGCCTTGGCACATCATTTTGATAATTTGCCAATGAATAGTAGCGAGCGTCCTGGATTGGTGCATCGCATTGATAAAGATACTTCAGGATTGTTAGTAGTTGCAAAAACAGAAGCAGCTATGACACATTTGGCAAAACAATTTGAGGCCAAAACTACAGAGCGTGAATATATTGCTTTGGTTTGGGGAAATGTTGTTGCTGAAAGTGGAACCATAGAAGGAAACCTAGCACGTCACTTAAAAGATAGAATGCAAATGGCTGTTTTTGATGATCCAGAAATTGGAAAACCAGCTATTACTCATTATAAAGTGTTGGAACGTTTTGGTTACGTTACTTTGATTTCTTGTCAGTTAGAAACAGGAAGAACTCACCAGATTAGAGCACATATGAAACATATTGGGCATCCGTTGTTTAATGATGAACGTTATGGAGGGCATTTGATACTAAAAGGTACAACGTTTACAAAATACAAGCAGTTTATAGAAAATTGCTTTAAAGCCTTACCGAGACAAGCTTTGCATGCTAAAACATTAGGTTTTGTACATCCTACTACAGGAGAAATGATGCGTTTCGACACAGAAATACCAGCAGATTTTCAGGATTGTATTGATAGATGGCGCAATTACTGCAAGACGCACGAAACTAGCGAAGAATAA
- a CDS encoding DUF1398 domain-containing protein, producing MFTIAQIKEAHNKVKSGADFPKYIQDLINLGVIGYDTFVADGHVEYFGSNNYRTTATETYDTLAVATSANKERFIEFLVMHQEGQTDYLTFCHQAAQCGIAQWTVNIIEKTCTYLDKNQNSILIEKIPL from the coding sequence ATGTTTACAATAGCTCAGATTAAAGAAGCGCATAATAAAGTAAAATCAGGTGCCGATTTCCCAAAGTACATTCAAGATTTAATCAATTTGGGAGTTATAGGTTATGATACTTTTGTTGCCGATGGTCATGTAGAATATTTTGGCAGTAACAACTACAGAACAACTGCAACAGAAACCTATGATACTTTGGCAGTAGCTACTTCCGCAAATAAAGAACGATTTATAGAGTTTTTAGTAATGCATCAAGAAGGTCAAACCGATTATTTGACTTTTTGCCATCAAGCTGCTCAATGCGGAATCGCACAATGGACCGTAAACATCATCGAAAAAACCTGTACCTATCTCGACAAAAACCAAAACAGTATTCTGATCGAGAAAATACCTCTTTAA
- a CDS encoding thioesterase family protein → MATFSKQLSFRWSDLDPNFHMRHSAYYDFGAQHRIEILEELGLTLRVMKTEHFGPVLFREECVFRKEINLSDTIVMQTKIAKMKPDASRWSIVHEFYRDEVLCATITVDGAWIDTKLRKLAQPTPQIVVDALNSFPKTSDFISL, encoded by the coding sequence ATGGCTACATTTAGCAAACAACTCTCTTTTCGTTGGTCCGATTTAGATCCCAATTTTCATATGCGACACAGTGCGTATTATGATTTTGGCGCACAACATCGTATTGAAATTTTAGAAGAATTAGGTCTAACGTTGCGAGTGATGAAAACCGAACATTTTGGTCCTGTTTTATTTAGAGAAGAATGTGTTTTTAGAAAAGAGATTAACCTTTCGGATACCATTGTTATGCAAACGAAAATTGCAAAAATGAAACCCGATGCTTCACGCTGGTCTATCGTACATGAATTTTACCGAGACGAGGTTTTGTGTGCGACTATAACCGTAGATGGTGCTTGGATAGATACCAAATTAAGAAAATTAGCCCAACCCACTCCTCAAATTGTTGTTGATGCATTGAATTCATTTCCAAAAACTTCCGATTTTATTTCACTTTAA
- a CDS encoding DUF4494 domain-containing protein → MSTIWYECKIKYRKTDETGGQKITTEPYLVDALSYTEAEKRINEEMAAYISEEFKITNIKVGNYAEIHPFENADRWFKSKVSLLAFDEESGKERKSNMYLLVQANDVREAFDNTLIAMKNTMGEYTIPAISESPIVDVFPYFSGDEDEAEALERFNALKASTVPTYDTSALEAEDLVAELAETNDN, encoded by the coding sequence ATGAGCACAATTTGGTACGAATGCAAAATAAAGTATAGAAAAACTGATGAAACAGGTGGGCAAAAGATTACCACTGAACCCTATTTGGTTGACGCTTTATCTTATACGGAGGCCGAAAAAAGAATCAATGAAGAAATGGCAGCTTACATCAGTGAAGAATTCAAAATTACCAACATAAAAGTAGGGAATTACGCTGAAATCCATCCGTTTGAGAATGCTGATCGCTGGTTCAAATCGAAAGTTTCATTATTGGCTTTTGATGAAGAAAGTGGTAAAGAACGTAAATCGAATATGTATCTTTTGGTGCAAGCCAATGATGTTAGAGAAGCTTTTGATAATACGCTGATTGCGATGAAAAATACAATGGGAGAATATACTATCCCTGCAATTTCAGAATCACCAATTGTAGATGTCTTTCCTTATTTTAGTGGAGATGAGGATGAAGCAGAAGCACTAGAACGATTCAATGCACTTAAAGCATCTACGGTACCTACCTATGATACTTCTGCTTTAGAAGCTGAAGATTTGGTTGCCGAATTAGCAGAGACTAATGATAACTAA